GGTACATCAACACATGCAGCAACACCTAAGCGCTGTAGAAATTGCCGCCTTTGTAAGTACCGCCGAGGTCATCTTAGCAAATCTGCAAACCTACAAAGCCGCAAACTGAATGGTTAGACAAGACTCACAATAAATATTAACCCCAAAAAAATAATTGGTAATGTTATGATGCCTGAACAAACTAAAAGCCAAATTCAAGCGGTTTTTGTCATATTTTTGTGTACTAATACAATGTTCATCAATCATTAAACGTCTACAATGACTTAGATAACAATACCCCGAGACAGTGATGAAAATTCAACTTAACCACACATCACCTGAAACACAGGACTAGTGAGAATCAAAATTTGTTAGATCATAAAATTGAGCAAGTCATTATTGATTCACTATTGTTAACCAAAGATGGTGTAGGCATTTTTGATGCTGACGATAGGCTGGTGTTTTGTAATGAAGCCCTAGAAATGCTACTTGGCATTCCCGCAGAAAAGGCACTCAACCAAACTTTTTCAGCGCTATGCTTTAGGTCTTTTACCACCAAAACAGGCATCAATATTGAAGCAGACTGTTTTGATACTTGGATTAGTGCAGCACTCACAAAAAGAAGAAGCTGCGACTACAGAACATTTGAAACTGACACAGTTGAAGGTAAGCATTTCATTGTCACTGAACAAATTGTTCAACAGCACTTTTTGTACTTGTATATCACTGACATAACTGAAAAAAAACAAAACGAGCAAAAGCTCACTCTCATGTCTCAAGAGTTGCAAAAACTGGCAACAACCGATTATTTAACCGGTATTTATAATCGCCGTTATTTTTATGAAACAGCAAAAGTAGAATTTAGCCGCAGTCAAAGAGAAGCCACTAAGCTATCGGTATTAATGCTAGATCTCGATAAATTTAAAGGTATTAATGATTCTTATGGCCACAATGCTGGTGACCTAGTACTGCAAACCTTTGCCTGTACCGTGGGGGATTATTAAGAGATTATGACACCTTTGCCCGGATAGGCGGTGAAGAATTTGCCATTTTACTCCCTGCAACAGACATAACCCTTGCGACAAAAATTGCTGAACGTATTAGGCAAGCAATACATTCCCTACAAATAAAATTTGAAGATCAAACCTTAACCTTCACCACCTCAATAGGCTTATTAGAAAGCACGACGCAAATTAGCTCGTTCGAACAAATGATGCAAATAGCCGATAAATACTTGAACCAAGCAAAATCAGATGGTCGAAATAAAATACTTTGTGGTTAACAACCTTATAGCACAGTATTAAACAATCGCCTCAAAGGTATGATTATCAGCTAAAACACTGCTGCCACCAGTCAACCACAGCAACTATCACCAGCAACTGTCATTTATTCATCACAAATTCTTCTATTTTTAGAAAAACAGACTTGAAGCGAAAGGCTCAACTGATTAAACTTGCCCCCTAAATTTGAGGGAGTAGTCGTTCTACCATTTTTGGTAGAAGGTTGTGTCAACATAATTGGTCGAAGACCATGGTGCAATCAACGCTTAAGATTAAGCGCCTGACGAGACTCGAATAACCACACGCAATAAGCTAGGGCTGGGCGTGGGTTTTTCGTGTCTTTTACATAACCAGCCCTTACTTTGAGTTGTTATATGCTTTCAATCGTTTGTCCTATTCTTGCACTTGCTGTCGGTCTTATCGCTTTATCTATCAGCGCAGATCGCCTCATTGCCAGTTCTGCCACCTTAGCTAAACATTGCAACGTATCTATGTCTTTTATTGGCATGACGGTTGTCGCCTTTGGTACCTCGGCTCCAGAATTACTGGTCTCGTCCATCGCAGCAATTAACGGCGCAGGCGAACTGGCAATTGGTAATGGTATTGGCTCAAATATCGTCAATGTTGGTTTAGTATTGGGGATTTGTGCTTTTTTGGTTCCATTAACCGTTAAAGCGCATTTTATTCGTCGCGATTTACCCATCTTGGTCATATCCATCTTATTTTGCGGTCTATTGATGGCCGATGGTCATTTAGACTTTAAAGACGGTTTATTACTGCTTCTGGGATTAGCAGCCTATTGCGGTTACCTCGCCTTTCTAGTGACGAAAGGAGAAGCAGACGCTGAAGAAGTTGAGTTTTTAGACATCTCTAAAATCCGCTCAGCAGTAGAAACCGTCTTAATGCTAGCTGTTCTGCTTGGCGCTTCTCAATTGATGGTTTGGGGCGCTGTAGAATTAGCCAAAGCCGCCGGGGTTAGCGAGTTAGTCATTGGCTTAACCGTGATTGCCTTTGGCACAAGTTTACCTGAGTTAGCTGCGGCAGTCGCTGGAGTGCGTCGTGGTATGCATGACATGGTATTTGCAACGGTTATTGGCTCGAATATTTTTAATATTCTTGGCGTCATCGCCTTTCCAGCCTTGTTGGGAGACAATAAACCATTACCGTCATTGTTATTAGAACGCGACTATCCAATGATGCTATTACTCACAGCTATTGTGGTTGTCGCATTTATGTTTACATATTACAAGCAAAGAAAAGTCGCCGCGGCGGATAAAAGCTATACCTTTGGCCGCACGGCTGGCGCACTGTGTTTAGTGAGCTTCACGGGTTATATGCTTTACCTCGCAGCAGCCACCATATCGGCCTAAACCTTTGTGGGTTATGTTAACTGTGTTAATGGCCTATCAATTTCAAGGCCTAACCTGATGTAACAGGCCTACAAACCGCTATAAATCAGCTAAAAAAGATGAGCATAACTTCATCCTTAGCATGAAGTAGCTGGTATTTTATCTAAGCTGTTTTAACGCTATAATTCGACTCACTTCATTAAAGACCTTAAGGCGCATCAGCGCCTTTTTTATTTAATTGGTATAAATTAAAAATAGTAGAAAACAGCATGAGCCCAGAACGTTTTGCCCGCATAAACCATATGCTTGATCATCGCCAAGTTGACTTAACCGTGTGTCTTGATGTGGTACATAAAACCCAAAATATTGCAGCAGTGCTTCGCACAGCAGACAGCGTAGGCATCCACCAAATTCATGCCGTGTGGCCAGACAATGCGATGTGGGTGTCGGGAAATACAGCATCAGGGAGTCAGCAATGGGTGAAAACCATTCGACACCAAAATTTTGAGCAGGCAAATCAAGCATTTAAAGCGAAGAACATGCAAGTGCTAGCCACAACCTTTTCTGACACAGCCGTTGATTTTCGTGCCGTAGACTACACTCGCCCTACCGCTATCATTATGGGCAACGAACGTGATGGTGTCAGCAAAGAAGCCATTGAAGCCGCTGATCAACATATTATTATTCCGATGATTGGCATGGTCCAGTCACTGAATGTATCTGTTGCAGCGGCGCTAATCATGTATGAAGCACAGCGACAACGCCAAGCCGCCAACATGTATGGCACCCGCCAACTTGATCACGCCTACTGCCAAACCATGTTGTTTGAACAAGGTCATCCTGTTTATGCGAAAGCATGTCGAAGAAAACAAATCCCATATCCTGCGATTGATGACCAAGGACAAATAGTGGCCGATGAGCAATGGTGGCAACGTATGCGTGCTCCGGATCCACAAGCGTTAATGGACGACTAGTTTTTTATTGCCTTTGAATGAGCTAGGCCAAGTGTGGAAGAAACCGGAGACACCATCATTAAGGTAGCCGAGTCGATCAATAATATCACCCAAGGAATAGACAACATTGACACTTTACTAGGCGATATTGAAACAAGGACTAAAGTATTTAGCAACGAGCTAACCACCCTATCAAGCAACTCACAAAGTGCCGCCTTAGATGCCAAGAAAGATATCATGCAAGCGCAAGATGCACAGCAAAGCATTACCATGATTGAAGCAGAAAGCCAGCTTATTGAACAACTCACCAATATTGCTAATCGACATGGTTATTAATGAACATTGATATAAAAGGCTCATTCATCTGAAGCCAACAAAACAGTTGCTTCAGATGAATAACACCGCACTTTAAGACTTGGTTGATTAAGTTATTTATCTCAATTAACCCAAAGCCTTAATACCTCAAGAGGTACATAGCTTTACACTATATGTGCAACAATTGCTTTACCGACAGCACCGGCACTCGCTGAGTTTTGCCCTGTGATCACTCGATTATCTTCAATCACCAATTCATGCCAAGGTTGCACCTTGTTATAACGTGCAGCGGTGCGAGTTAAGGCTTCTTCCAGTAAAAATGGAATCTTATCAATGGTGCCGTAATCCACTTCTTCTTCACGAGTAAAACCAGTAACCGATTTATCTGCAATCAGCTTTTGACCATTGCTTAAAGTAATTGGTAACAAACCCGCTGGACCATGACATACCGCACCAATCACCCCACCCGCTTCATAATGAGTAGCACTAAGCTGTGCCACAAATTCGTTCGTGGCTAAGTCAGACAACAAGCCGAATCCGCCTGGATAGTAGATAGCGGCGTAATCTTCAATATTAATTTGTGATGCCGGAATGGTGTTGTTCACACGGGTTTGGAATACTTCATTGGCTAACATTTCGCTGTTAACCTCATCACCTTCCATATCTGTGCCATAAAGTGGTGCTTTACCGCCTTGAATTGACACTAAATCATAATCTAAACCCGCAGCTAACATTGGGTGTAATGCATGAGTTAATTCAGGAGCAAATGTACCATTCGCTTCATCTGTTGTGCCAAGTGTTGCGTGGTTAGTTAATAGAATAAGTACTTTTTTCATTTTTAATCTGCTTGTTTGTTGAAAGTAAAGCCATTGTAATTGTTGCTGTATAGCATGATAATCCACTAAAGTGACAAATAACTATTGCTATGCAGCAACAATAAACAAACAGAACATCAATTAATTGGATAAGAAAATGGACAGCTTTGATGGCATTATTGAGTTTATCAGCGTTGCAGAAACTCATGGATTTTCTGCCGCAGCACGCCAACTCGGCAGTTCCACCAGCCATGTTAGTCGCCAAATTGCTCGACTTGAAAACCGTCTAGGCTGCGCCTTATTTGCCCGCACCACTCGCAGTGTTAACTTAACTCAAGCGGGTCAGCGCTATTATCAACAATGTAAAAATTTACTGGTGGGCTTAAAGCAAGCTAACGAGCAAGTTAGCCATCAACAACTGGAATTAAGCGGCACATTAAGGGTCAGCGCAGCCGGCGCGTTTGCTGAGCAATATATAGCACCAGCCTTGATCAAATTTGCCTGCGCCCACCCAAAGTTAACCATCGATATGGATTTCAATAGCCGTATGGTCAATTTTGTTGAAGACGGCATCGACTTCTCAATCCGTTTTGGTGCCCTGCAAGACTCTGGCTTGGTGGCCCGCAAACTGGCTAATCGTAATATGATGGCGGTCGCCAGCCCTGCGTATTTAGCCCAGCATGGCACGCCCAATCATCCGCGAGATCTAAAACACCACAGCTGTATTATCTCCAATAATGATCATTGGCTATTTCATGGCACTGACGCCAAGGAGCAAGAAATCAGCGTCAAGGTACAAGGCCGCTGGCGCAGCAATAACGTACCGGCGGTTATCGCAGCCTGCGAACAACATTTAGGCGTTGCCTATTTGCCCAAAAGCAGCTTTATTCATTCACTAGAAAAAGGCACTTTAGTGCCGATATTGCACCCCTTCTGGAGCAGCGGCTTGACCAGTTGGATTGTGTATCAAAACCGCCGATTTTTACCTATGCGAGCGCGTTTGGCGATAGATTATTTACTGACACACTTTAAAGATTGGCAAGAATAAGGCTGATTTCTCAGAGTTAACCTCAATCAATCTAACGCGACCTAATTTAACAGTTCATGGTCTTTGGGCAGTTGTTTACTGATCCACAAAATCAATTTATGTTTACGGTTCGGGCCATCATCTTTGTCTTCAGCTAAAGGTTGAATTAATTTGTCTTGCACCAATAACCGATAAATACATTCCACTTTGTCTTTTGGCGAAATCCCTTTACCAAAGTCACTAAAGCCGCGTTTTTGGGCATAACCCACACCAATTTCCATCGCCAATTTAAGCAATTTTGTATCATGTTTACCGGCTTTCATTTGTCATCCTTAATCGGGTTTATATGCAACACAAACTACGTGAATAAGCACAAATAGACACGACATTTATGTCAATTTAGCATCAAACCTTATTTTGGATCTTTTTTCACCCCTAACACTTACAAAATGAAACACTTGTTAACATGATTCGCTATACGAAAAAGCCATAGCTTGTTATGGTATCGAGGCTAAAAATTTACTTTTTTGTTACCACTATTTAGCACCACAAACTATTTCATCTTAATCTGAGTCAGCTTGAGATAACAGATAGCATAAAAATAGCTAAAAGTGCCCCCCCCCTTTTAAGGAAACAACAATGCGAAAAACCCTTACCACAATTGCAGTTAGCACAGCACTTATGCTTAGCGGCTGCCAAGATCAATCCAGCAACACTGACATGACCAAAGCCACTGCTGATACTGTTGCTATGAAACAAACTGGCGATGCACAAATCGATGTTAGCCCTGTTGCCGCGACTGTCGATAACGTACTGCTCAGCCCAAGCCCTTTACAATACATGGCACCGCAGTTCGACAAAGTAAAACCAAGCGACTACTTGCCAGCATTTGAACAAGGCATGCAGCAACACAAAACGCAACTAGCTGCAATTACTAACAATAGTGAACCAGCGACCTTTGAAAACACCATAGTGGCATTAGAGAACACAGGTGAGATTCTTGATCGCACCTCTCGGGTATTCTTTAACCTGTCAGGGCTAATTTCAGACGACAACTTTATTAGCGTTGAAGAACAAATTGTGCCGCAGCTCACTGCCCATCAAGACAACATTTACCTTGATGACAAACTATTTGCCCGCATCCAAACTATTTACCAAAACAAAGCCGCATTAACAGGCGAAGATTTACGCTTACTTGAAGTCTATTACGAGCGTTTTGTTCGTGCAGGCGCTCAGTTATCTGCTGACGATAAAGCCAAAATGCGCGAGCTAAACGGCGAGTTAGCCAAACTACAAACCAGCTTTTCGCAAAACTTATTAAAGTCTTACAAAGATGATGTCATTGTGGTGGAAGATAAAGCCCAACTAGCAGGTTTATCAGACAGCACCATTGCCTCACTCGCTGCGGCAGCAAAAGATGCTGGCAAAACCGGTTACATGATCACCTTAGTTAACACGACAACCCAGCCACTGCTGTCTAGCCTTGAAAACCGTGAGCTTCGTAAACAGCTTTGGGAAACCTCGGCCTATCGTGCCATGGACAGTAACGCGCCAATTAATATTCAAATTGCTAAACTGCGTGCCCAAAAAGCAAAACTATTGGGTTACCCAACATGGGCAGCTTATAGCCTTGGTGATCAAATGGCTAAAACCCCTGAAGCGGTTTATGGCATTCTTGACGATTTAGCACCTCAAGCATTAGTTAAGGCCAAAGTTGAAGCGGCTGATATTCAAGCCGAAATTAAAAAAGATGGCCAAGACTTTGAACTACAGCCATGGGATTGGGCTTACTACGCCGAAAAAGTGCGTAAAGATAAATACGATTTAGACGACAACCAAGTAAAGCCCTATTTTGAGCTAAACAGCGTGTTAAATGACGGCATGTTTTTCGCCATGAACAAGCTATACGGCATTACGGTAAAACCGCGCAATGACTTACCCGTATGGCATCCGGATGTGACGGCTTACGAAATCTTTAATCAAGATGGCAGCTCTGTTGGATTGTTCTACCTAGACTTATATGCACGCCAAGGCAAACGTGGCGGCGCATGGATGAGTGAGCTAGTCAGCCAATCATTCTTACAACAAACAAAGCCCGTGGTTTACAACGCACTTAATATTCCTAAGCCAGCTGAAGGCCAACCAACACTGATGACCTTTGATGAAGTCAGCACCCTTTTCCATGAGTTTGGCCATGCCATTCACGGACTTTACTCACAAGTTAACTATCCTAGCCTTGCGGGGACGTCAACTGCGCGCGACTTTGTTGAGTTTCCATCACAAGCTAACGAAGACTGGAGTATCGACCCACAAGTGTTAGCCAATTACGCTAAGCACTATCAAACTGGCGAGCCAATTCCAGCGGAATTGTTAGCAAAAGTATTAAAGTCGCACACCTTCAACCAAGGTTTTGGCACAGTTGAGTACTTAGCGGCAGCATTACTGGATATGGAATGGCACTCAATCAGCGCAGATACTGACATCACTGATGTTGCGACATTTGAAAAACAAGCACTCGCTAAACATGGCTTAGATTACAACCCAGTTCCGCCACGTTACAAAACCACTTACTTTAGCCACAGCTTTGGTGGTGGTTACGCTGCGGGTTACTACGCCTACTTATGGACTGAAGTGTTTGCTGCAGATACCTTTGCGTATCAAATGGAAAACGGTGGCTTAACCATAGAGAATGGCCAAAAGTATCGCGATGGAATTTTGTCAAAAGGTAATAGCCAAGACTTAATGCAAAGCTACATCGACTTTACCGGAAGAAAACCATCAACTGATGCGCTGTTGAAACGTCGTGGTTTGGTACATTAATCACAGCTGAGCATAAGTGTGTATTAATGCACCGGCTAATAAAAAGGCTAAATACGGCAATTACCGTATTTAGCCTTTTTTAATCGATTTCTAGGTTACTTATAGAATACTTCCACTTTACCTTTCATCGTCATCAGCAAAGGTTGACCGCGACGATCTAACGCTTTGTGAGAAGGGACTTTAACCCACCCTTCACTGATACAATATTCTTCAACGTCAAAACGTTCTTTATCATTCAGTTTAATACCAATCTCGTTTTCAAAAAATTCAGCCACATGATGTGGGCTACGAGGATTTACAGATAAACGATCGGGTAAAGCAGGCAGTGATTTTGTATCAGTCATGGTCTTTATCTTGAGTAAAAAAAAGCGTGCGCCATTGTAGGCAATAGCAGCGCTTTGCTCAATAGGGACAATCACAAATGTCTGCTATTGCTCCCCGCAGGATGCATCTTCTGAGCAGGCAAACACCCTTGGCTGCTTTGCTAATCTTCAAGAGACAACAACAGCATATACACCTAAAGTAGTAGCCTTACTGTTAATTGCCCCGCAACAAGACCGTTGAAATACACCATCGCCTCGCTGGAAGAAGTTAATTTCATCCAATAAAAATACTGCCAAGCCAACTGCGCTGGCACCATAAAACCAACAGCAAAACAACAAATTAATCACAAACCGATTAGCACCGAGTGGTTCCAAGTTTATCTTAAAGCGCAACTAGAAATTATAAGTGATTGTTATTAATTACATAATTAAACACAACTTCAGCAAATTGCATTCAGCAGTCATTGTAAGACGCATGGCTTAATTAACGTTCAAAATATTAGCTATTCACAATCCATTTACTCATCCCGTCACAAAATAACTTTTTTTTGAGAGCGAACTCAAATATGTAACATCAAATTCTTTTTGTTAAAGGTTATATGTCATACATTAAACATAAAGAGGTAGGACGTATAGAGTCGAGCGCCAAAACGTAATCACTCTTCCCCTTCTTAAACTATCTCGCTACTGCGAACCATTCTTTCTGAAGCTAGTAGCCTAATGGGATTTTGCACGGTGCCAATGTCGGCGTTAACGATGGGGCATCGACCATAAACCCCAAGGGCAAATGGAGTATAAAAATGAGTAAAGATAAAGAAATCAACGAATACACTGCCGGGGTCCTTCGAAATGGTATCTCTCGTCGTAGCTTTATGACACGAGCGGCAATGGGGACTGGAGCAGTAGCACTAACAGGTTTGACTGGTGGTCTTGCTAGCGCAGCAACATCAGAAAAAAGCCAAGCATATGCTAAAAGTTCTGATGGTGGTGCCAGCTTAGAATTTATGCCAAAACCCAAACCCGTTGCAGATAGAGATATTGTCTCCACACAAACTTTTGATGTGGTGGTTGTGGGTGCTGGTGCTTCAGGTGTTCCTGCGGCGCTTTCTGCGGCAGAAAACGGCGCTAAAGTTGCCGTACTGCAAAAGCAATCAATTGTGGTATCTCAAGGTAACACCGGCTCAGGGCTTGATTTACCCAACTGCGACAAAGCAGGGGTTGAGGCAATGGTTGCTCGCTTGATGTCAGACAGCGCTCATCGTTGTCACCCTGAATTATTAAGAGAATGGGCTTATAACTCTGGCGAAGCCGTAAGCTGGGTCATTGATCGCGCTAAAAAAGGCGGCGCACAAGTTGTCGACCAAGGCACTAAACCACAACACGGTATTCGTGGAGTGACAGAGCACAAACTTAACTTTGTTACCTCTTATTTTGGTCCAAAGCCATATACCTCGGGTGACGGTATGCGCGCTTTAGCTAAAACAGCTGAAAAAGCGGGAGTTAAGTTCTTCTTTAATATGCCTGCTGAGCAATTGGTTCAAGATGCTACAGGTAAGGTTATTGGGGTTATTGCTAAAGACCGTGATGGCAAATACCACAAATACATGGCTAACAAAGGCGTGATCTTATCTGCGGGTGATTATCAAAATAACGAAGCTATGTGTAACTTCTTCATCCCTGATTTGAAAAACTTTGAACGTAAGCAAATGGATCGTACTGGCGACGGTTTCTCAATGGCTTACTGGGCTGGGGGGGTTATTGAACCTGTTGGTCACACTAAAATGCTTCACGATTTTGACGCAGGTCCGGCATCAATGTGTGACATGCCATTTTTAGCGGTAAACCGTAAAGGTGAACGCTTTGTCAACGAAACCGTTGCCATGTCGCTAATGAACAACTACTTGCGTGATGAGCAAAATGCGGGTCATTACTCACAAGTGTTCGATTCAGACTATATGACTCAAGCTAAAGACTGGCCAGGCAAACTTTATTCTCCTGAAGAGTTGAAAGTTTATATGCCTGAAGATCCTACCCCTAAAAAAGGCGTTTACCCTTCACAAACCAACACTTACTCGGCTAACACACTCGAAGAGCTAGCAGTAAAACTGGAATGTGATCCAAAAACATTTGTGGCCAGTGTTAAGCGCTACAACGAGCTTTGCAAAACCGGTAAAGATGACGACTTTGGTAAGCCATCATCAAGAATGGTACCTGTCATTAAACCGCCTTTCTACGGCATTCACCGTCGCATGCGTATCTCAACCTTATGCTCAGGCATGTTAGTCGATAAAAACCATCAAGCATTGGATGCTGACGGCAACAAGATTGGTGGTCTGTTTGTTATCGGTAACTTAGGTGGTGGTTTCTATGGCGGTGTTGATTATCCATTAACAGTATTCGGGCTATCCCTTGGTCGTTGTTACACCTTTGGTTACTTAGCCGGAAAATACGTTGCCAAGCTATAGGCCAAAAAATTAACGATGGATGCCCGCAGTTTGGGCACCTTTGCAAATGAAATAATGGAATAAAACAATGAAGAAATTAACACTACGCCACATCATGCTGACTCTTGCATTGGGCTTTTTCGCTAATACTGCAACGGCTGACAGCACAAGCTTACTTGATCAAACCCATGCCGCTAAAGGCGTTAAATGTGCAAGCTGTCATGGTAAAGCTGAAACCCGTGAGCCAGTGACAATGATGAAATGTGTCAAATGTCACAACACTGAAAAACTGGCTAAACAAACCAAAGATTTTAAACCAACTAACCCACATGACAACCGTCACTTCGGTACCGAAACAGACTGTGCTAACTGCCATAAAGTGCATGAAAAGTCAGAAAATTACTGTAGTGGTTGCCATGTACGTTTCGACTTTGTTGTCCCTTAGCCGATTCTGTTACGCCTGAATATATCAAGTAAAACAAATTTACATTTAAGGATGAGAAAGATGAAAACAAAATTACTGCCATTGGTAGCTGCATGTTTAGTTGCCAGTCCCGCTTTCGCAGCGGATCCTATCGGTAATCTGTTCAATGAAGGAAGTTTAACAGGCCAACTTCAACTATTTGATTTTCAACGCGACTTTGATGGTGAAACCACAGACAGACATGATACCTCTTTCGGTGGTCTATTTTACCTAAAATCAGGAGAAGCCAATGGTATTAGCTTCGGAACGTCTTTTGCCTCAGCCAACCCTATTTGGGATTCAAATAGCGATGGTATTTATGGCCTAGTGGGTGGTGGAGCACCGGGCTCAATGGCTGAACGTCAATCAGTTAACCGCCTGCAAGAATATTTTATCAGCGGTAATTGGTATGACACTAAAATCACTGTTGGCGCTCAAGAACTGCGCACGCCAATGATGAATCCATTCCCATTACGCGCAATTCCGTTTACCTATCGCGGTGCAAGTATTAAAAACACTTCAATAGAAAACCTATCTATTCAAGCGCTGTATATCACTGATTACATGGGCTGGACAGAAGAAGGCTTTAAAAGCGTTGCTCAAGGGGTAAAAGGCGAGTTTGCCCGTAAAGGTATGATGGTAGATGTAGAAGATAACCCAATGCTAGCCATAGGGGTGGACTACACGCTGCCATTCGAGTCAGTCAAAACCAAATCCAGCTTTTGGTATTACAGCATGGAAGACGTTTATAACCAATTCCATATTAAGTTTGACATCAGCGGTAACTTGGGCGCGACGAACTGGTACTTC
This Shewanella aestuarii DNA region includes the following protein-coding sequences:
- a CDS encoding sensor domain-containing diguanylate cyclase, producing MLDHKIEQVIIDSLLLTKDGVGIFDADDRLVFCNEALEMLLGIPAEKALNQTFSALCFRSFTTKTGINIEADCFDTWISAALTKRRSCDYRTFETDTVEGKHFIVTEQIVQQHFLYLYITDITEKKQNEQKLTLMSQELQKLATTDYLTGIYNRRYFYETAKVEFSRSQREATKLSVLMLDLDKFKGINDSYGHNAGDLVLQTFACTVGDY
- a CDS encoding GGDEF domain-containing protein; amino-acid sequence: MLLPATDITLATKIAERIRQAIHSLQIKFEDQTLTFTTSIGLLESTTQISSFEQMMQIADKYLNQAKSDGRNKILCG
- a CDS encoding calcium/sodium antiporter, with amino-acid sequence MLSIVCPILALAVGLIALSISADRLIASSATLAKHCNVSMSFIGMTVVAFGTSAPELLVSSIAAINGAGELAIGNGIGSNIVNVGLVLGICAFLVPLTVKAHFIRRDLPILVISILFCGLLMADGHLDFKDGLLLLLGLAAYCGYLAFLVTKGEADAEEVEFLDISKIRSAVETVLMLAVLLGASQLMVWGAVELAKAAGVSELVIGLTVIAFGTSLPELAAAVAGVRRGMHDMVFATVIGSNIFNILGVIAFPALLGDNKPLPSLLLERDYPMMLLLTAIVVVAFMFTYYKQRKVAAADKSYTFGRTAGALCLVSFTGYMLYLAAATISA
- the trmH gene encoding tRNA (guanosine(18)-2'-O)-methyltransferase TrmH gives rise to the protein MSPERFARINHMLDHRQVDLTVCLDVVHKTQNIAAVLRTADSVGIHQIHAVWPDNAMWVSGNTASGSQQWVKTIRHQNFEQANQAFKAKNMQVLATTFSDTAVDFRAVDYTRPTAIIMGNERDGVSKEAIEAADQHIIIPMIGMVQSLNVSVAAALIMYEAQRQRQAANMYGTRQLDHAYCQTMLFEQGHPVYAKACRRKQIPYPAIDDQGQIVADEQWWQRMRAPDPQALMDD
- a CDS encoding type 1 glutamine amidotransferase domain-containing protein; the protein is MKKVLILLTNHATLGTTDEANGTFAPELTHALHPMLAAGLDYDLVSIQGGKAPLYGTDMEGDEVNSEMLANEVFQTRVNNTIPASQINIEDYAAIYYPGGFGLLSDLATNEFVAQLSATHYEAGGVIGAVCHGPAGLLPITLSNGQKLIADKSVTGFTREEEVDYGTIDKIPFLLEEALTRTAARYNKVQPWHELVIEDNRVITGQNSASAGAVGKAIVAHIV
- a CDS encoding LysR family transcriptional regulator, which codes for MDSFDGIIEFISVAETHGFSAAARQLGSSTSHVSRQIARLENRLGCALFARTTRSVNLTQAGQRYYQQCKNLLVGLKQANEQVSHQQLELSGTLRVSAAGAFAEQYIAPALIKFACAHPKLTIDMDFNSRMVNFVEDGIDFSIRFGALQDSGLVARKLANRNMMAVASPAYLAQHGTPNHPRDLKHHSCIISNNDHWLFHGTDAKEQEISVKVQGRWRSNNVPAVIAACEQHLGVAYLPKSSFIHSLEKGTLVPILHPFWSSGLTSWIVYQNRRFLPMRARLAIDYLLTHFKDWQE
- a CDS encoding DUF5062 family protein, with the protein product MKAGKHDTKLLKLAMEIGVGYAQKRGFSDFGKGISPKDKVECIYRLLVQDKLIQPLAEDKDDGPNRKHKLILWISKQLPKDHELLN
- a CDS encoding M3 family metallopeptidase, which gives rise to MRKTLTTIAVSTALMLSGCQDQSSNTDMTKATADTVAMKQTGDAQIDVSPVAATVDNVLLSPSPLQYMAPQFDKVKPSDYLPAFEQGMQQHKTQLAAITNNSEPATFENTIVALENTGEILDRTSRVFFNLSGLISDDNFISVEEQIVPQLTAHQDNIYLDDKLFARIQTIYQNKAALTGEDLRLLEVYYERFVRAGAQLSADDKAKMRELNGELAKLQTSFSQNLLKSYKDDVIVVEDKAQLAGLSDSTIASLAAAAKDAGKTGYMITLVNTTTQPLLSSLENRELRKQLWETSAYRAMDSNAPINIQIAKLRAQKAKLLGYPTWAAYSLGDQMAKTPEAVYGILDDLAPQALVKAKVEAADIQAEIKKDGQDFELQPWDWAYYAEKVRKDKYDLDDNQVKPYFELNSVLNDGMFFAMNKLYGITVKPRNDLPVWHPDVTAYEIFNQDGSSVGLFYLDLYARQGKRGGAWMSELVSQSFLQQTKPVVYNALNIPKPAEGQPTLMTFDEVSTLFHEFGHAIHGLYSQVNYPSLAGTSTARDFVEFPSQANEDWSIDPQVLANYAKHYQTGEPIPAELLAKVLKSHTFNQGFGTVEYLAAALLDMEWHSISADTDITDVATFEKQALAKHGLDYNPVPPRYKTTYFSHSFGGGYAAGYYAYLWTEVFAADTFAYQMENGGLTIENGQKYRDGILSKGNSQDLMQSYIDFTGRKPSTDALLKRRGLVH
- a CDS encoding DUF3297 family protein, whose protein sequence is MTDTKSLPALPDRLSVNPRSPHHVAEFFENEIGIKLNDKERFDVEEYCISEGWVKVPSHKALDRRGQPLLMTMKGKVEVFYK
- a CDS encoding FAD-binding protein — encoded protein: MSKDKEINEYTAGVLRNGISRRSFMTRAAMGTGAVALTGLTGGLASAATSEKSQAYAKSSDGGASLEFMPKPKPVADRDIVSTQTFDVVVVGAGASGVPAALSAAENGAKVAVLQKQSIVVSQGNTGSGLDLPNCDKAGVEAMVARLMSDSAHRCHPELLREWAYNSGEAVSWVIDRAKKGGAQVVDQGTKPQHGIRGVTEHKLNFVTSYFGPKPYTSGDGMRALAKTAEKAGVKFFFNMPAEQLVQDATGKVIGVIAKDRDGKYHKYMANKGVILSAGDYQNNEAMCNFFIPDLKNFERKQMDRTGDGFSMAYWAGGVIEPVGHTKMLHDFDAGPASMCDMPFLAVNRKGERFVNETVAMSLMNNYLRDEQNAGHYSQVFDSDYMTQAKDWPGKLYSPEELKVYMPEDPTPKKGVYPSQTNTYSANTLEELAVKLECDPKTFVASVKRYNELCKTGKDDDFGKPSSRMVPVIKPPFYGIHRRMRISTLCSGMLVDKNHQALDADGNKIGGLFVIGNLGGGFYGGVDYPLTVFGLSLGRCYTFGYLAGKYVAKL